The window caaaaaTCAGTACACCAGAGACGAGCCATGTTTTTTGTAAGGTATATTAATAAGGACGTTTGTCAATGGCATAATTTCCCTCAGCCTGCTGAAGACACTAGAATATGGCAAACATATCAAGAGAAAAGGACAAAAGGAAGCTGAATTACATCAAAAACAGACCACCAATAAAGAAACCATATATTTTGATTGCATCCATTCAGTCAAACATTGCAAaactcaaaaatattttaagatgCAATACATGAGTTATATCacgtattgtgtttttgttaaatatcataaaaaaaatattgtatcatcgtattttattattttggggCCATATGGCCCACACCTAAGAACATTTTGATGGGTTAATAGTAGGGACTCAATTAACTATTCAGCTCTCTCAAATTAAAGAAGATCTACGAACACAAAGTTCCAACAACTAATAATTCTGAAATAGCTTCTAAACCCTTCCACCACAAATTCCCAAGACATAATCACAATGAGGAAGGAAAATCCTTTTTAAATGAGACAGTCATCTCAAGTGTTTTGTCTCCGTGATGGACTAGCTTCCTCCTTAAGAGTATTGTGGAGCTCTAAAGGTCTGCATCTTACTGATTCAACTCTATtcatattaaaccacctacCACTATGGgaattacacattaaaaaatgtagtAATTGCAGCTTTGTCTGAATGAGCTACATTAAGAGGTTTAATCAGAGGtacattatatattatgttGTTGGTTTTATGTGAAACACCAACCAATTCCATGACTTCTTTACACACATGGCCTAAATGGTACGGACAAACCAGGAAGTGAGGAAACAGTTCAAAGCAACACCAACTTACTAATAGGGACTtcttcatcgtcatcatcatcatctctgtaAAGAATAGGGCCATCAGAGTCAGATTCTTCCTCGCTGTCTCCAGGACCTCCTCCCTCGTGGATGACACTCACTCTTGGATCTCCAATCAAAGCCCTTCTGCTGCGGGGCTCCAACTCGGTCTGGCGAGAAAACCTCTGAGGCTGAAGCTTTCGCAGTTCTTCCTCCATGTCAAAGTCATCGTCCTCTGGTCTGTAAACAAATGTAGCAGTGAGAGAGTAAAGAGTTTTGTAATGAAAAGCCTtgttgtgataaaaaaaaaaaaaaaaccacataagGACACAAGACTTAATCTTTCAATGCTAGAAAATCTAGATTAATTTACACTTGATATGATGTAATATTAGTGTTTCCCTATTAGTTGTTGagtaacattttaatttgttctgtCTAATCATAAGCCATTTACTGTCATAAAGATTTTAATCGAATTTCTGACAGTAAAAGCGACTTCTgacgaaaaaaaacaactgtcctCCTTTGCAGTTAGCTTTCAAAGAAATAGTGTTTATTGTGTTGCATGGAGTGTGTGGGCCACTTACAGCCTGAGAGGTTCAATGGTGATGGGTAGAGAATGCCTTGTGTTCCCTCCCGCCTCCACAAGGAACTCTGGTGGAGACTCAAACAGCAGTGAGTGTGCCCTCTGGGAGCCATCTGGGTTGGGATGCGCTGGACCAGGACTGGCCAAGGCTCTCTGGATGAGGATGTGCAGGGGTATGGCTGGAGACTGGCTTGGGGGCTCGACTGTTGGGCTGGGGGGATCAGGTTGGACTGTGGGCAACACGACTGAGGGGATGGTGATGGGCGCCTTGAGTGACTGAACCCTGGGAGGTGATGGAGGTATGTGGGACGGAGGTGAAGGGAGAGACTCGGTGAAAGGCTGAGGGGTTGATTCGTTAATTTTGTCTTCCATGTTTTCTCCTTTAGGAACAGTAGGGGATGTTGGTACTGGCAGAGAGGGCGGTTCAGAGGCAGGACATTCTTGAGGTTGACTGGGAAGAGAAGGGTCAACAGAATGGCGTTTTGTGACGGGGGTTGTCCTTTTCGGTGGTGTTGGTGGAGAACGTTTTGCAGGTGCTGGAACTATGATGACACCGCTTCCAGGATGGGAGAGCTCAGctgtatcaaaaaaaaaattttttttaattaatacatGACATCAAGTATATAAATGAAACCAGGAGTTAAACTGTTAAGCATTGTCGGCTTGTAGCAGGTGACGTTAGTTTAGTCATCAACAGcacaaatgtcatttaaaacctGAGAAGATGATCCTGTTGAGCTGGTTGCTGAGTCAATGGAGAGTGACACGCATAACACAAATGTATCAACATTCATTCAACAAACACGTTCAGTGCACTCAGGCACATAATGCAAGTTCCATGCAGTATTTTTAGGAGGCATTTAGTCACATTAGTTGACCTGGAAAAAGCTGTGATGGCTGTAAAACACATGCAACAGTCGACGGGTTAAAATGAAACGTATTGAATTTCCCATGAAGGCGGTGAATCAATATCACAGCTTTTAGGATGCAGTGAGAGCTGCCAGTTCCCTGGGTACCTGAGCAGGTCTGGGCTGCCCTGTGCCGCAGGTACACAGGTAGAGAAAGATAGAGGCCAAGCTCACTCTGCCGTCTCCAGCTGGTCCAGTAACAAGGCTGTCTGACTCTAGAGCCCCTGTTCAATGAGGCGGCTGGCAAAAATGAGTGGACATGTAAGGAAAAATGTACGATTTAGACTGGGAGCTGCAACAGTAATAAAAATGGTGCTTTcagatactgtgtgtgtgcgtgtgtgtgtgtgttattctatTCATTTTGATGACTTTTTACATTGtagaaggcatcaaaactaaaAAAGAATAGATGAAATTATGTagtaaacaatataaaaaataagtCCCCAAGTGTCGCCAACAAAGCCCCCGCACACCATCACATCTCCACCCTTCACGGTGGAAACCATGGACATAGAACCCATTTATTCACCAATTCTGCCTTGCAAACAGATATGAGCTCTaatttggactcatcagaccaaagcACAGAATTTACTGGTGTTAACTTGTGATTTCTGAGGCTGGGGATTCAAATGAACTTTTTCTCAGTAGCAGAGTTGACCCTTTGTCACCCTTGGTCTTCCTTTTCTGGGGCAGTCCTCAAATTAGCTAGTTTTAACATAGCGTATTATGGATTCTGCGACTGCACCTTGGGATGCATTCAAAGATTAAAGTTTTccagactgactgactttcaGTCCTGAAACTTATAATGGGCTGTTGTTTCTCTTTACTGAGCTGATTCTTGCCATAATATGGATTCCAAGAGTTCTCCAAACAGGCCTGTCAACTGTGTAATCAACTTGACTTCTGCACAACTCAATTAATGTATCTTTGTTTTAGGTGACAAACTCATGAAACTCAATGATTTTCCAAGCAGTAAAGCTGTCGTCAAAGCAAAAGGGGGCTACCTTGAGGAATCAAAAgtataaaacaaactgaatattttagattttagagTTCTTTCGCTACATAATTACATACTTCTGATATATTCAATATCTACAAGCACTAAACCCAAAGAGACTTTTTCTGCCTACAtagacttttattttaacaatctAACAAAAAGCCCAAATTTGCATCAATACTGAATGGTTGAATTTCAAGAAAATACCACTTCTAAcccaaaagcaaaagaaaagtcAGCTCCGGTACGGTCCAGTAAGACAGATGCTGTGAGATCATGAGATCATCTTCTGTGACGCACTGAAGAATATTTTGAATTTGTGGGGGGTTTGGATCATGAAATAATACCTATAGCTGGTCACAAAAGTTGATAAATGGGATATATACAACATAAAATTGGGTAACAGCAAATTTTAGCTTCCTTCATGTAAGTAACATAAAACTGCATTATCAAAATACTCAAGTAGGTCAAATGTAGTCAGATGTAGTGATTTGCTATAAAGTTCCTGAATTTTTAAACCCATATCAGtgagaagaatattcatgttaTGTGTTAATGTTGGAAGAAATACTACCAGCTCGTCaattttcaatttcagttttGGCGTTAAACATGCAACGCTCGAACAGTTATATTCTGTGTCTCATTAATATAAATTAacatatgaatatttaaaacatttctgcCTTTCTgacaagtgagaaaaaaaagcccaacacaaaatccaaacacattgaaataaagaaagaatagAAGATTAAAAAGTCCAACAAAAGGCATTACACGGTGATGTCAATGTCCATTACCAATGTGGTTAATCTGCCAGTAAGGCAAGACAACCACCCTGAACAGGTCGAAATGAAATGTAGTAACATATGCATACAACCCTCCCCTAACAAATGTGTGGCATACATTCCTACCACAGTGTCTGTTTCAAAGACAGTACTGATCGGCTGTAAACCAAGAGCAGCTGCACCATACTAGTACTGAAGACATGAAGTACTAAAAGCcaaatcagtttttattcaacCGCCAAAAAAAATCTGGCACATCataaatactggaagggcaagCTGCTGCATGTTGTCTCCCTCAGAGACTGATGGCTCTACACACTGAACCTGTGCTCTAGCAACAGACTGGACGACAGCAACAAACTCTGCTCACACACTGTTCAGCTGCAACAGCTCTACTTGTGCTACAGCTTGATAACAACATTGTTACGGAGACGATTACCCCTTGGCAGCATTCAGGCTAAATAGGAAAAACACTATGCTGCCTTTGAactgagttttatttataatagtGTGAGTAGAAAGCCCTTATTATGCATTGTGGAACACTTGTGAAAAAGTTTTGAGAAAACATTTAACTATATTAAAAATGGAAGAGTCCAAGGTTACACCAAGGCTAAGGAGTTTATTCCACACCCAGACTGAATCAAACACAGGCAACAGCTTGTCTTTAAGAAACTGGGCCTGATTATATGGAGCTGAGTTGTTGGTTACCGATTTCCATAAATtgaaaagtcaaaataaaaatgcagaaagtCCATAAAATAAATCTTCTAAAAATGAAGTTATTTAAGAAAAATGATTGGTAAAACACAGTAAATTCTGTTataagaattaaaaagaaactatTTTAACATGGTTCATGCTAATTTCTTGAATTCTAACAGACTCTTTCAACCTGTTTTATGAAGTGAAATCTTAACTCATCTACTGTATTCAAACCAGGGTAGAAGAAATTAGTTTCAAATAGCCCAAAAGTCTAatccatgatttattttattttatttttttgcttaagctttttaaaaaagaagcaatAACGTTTTGAAGTGACTCTGGCATCATTAAGAGGACCATGGTTCTCTAAGGCAGAGACTgtttacaaaattaatttgatataagtacaatttcatttttttgtttttagtaaaCATTCAATATGCTTTCCTTTTAAAAGTTGTGGcataacttattttaaatggtaGACTAAAAGTACAAAGAAACATACACAAAAACCAAACTGTTTCTTGATAGACATTAACTTGACAGGCACTTGTACATCTGCAGAAGTCTATGCGTAGAAACTCACCAAGCAGTGCTGGATTGCTGTTACGGTTGGTAGGTTTTGGTGGAGGGACAGGAGGTTGCTTGGCATGGGGGGGGACAGGAGGTGGCACATCAGAGTCAGTTGAAGAAGGAGCTGTCGGGGACGGACGAGGTGGGTCATCAGCTATTAGGGAGACTGTTCTTGGTGGCTTGGCCACAGCTACAGCCACAGATgagcaagaggaagaagaagaagaagaggatgaagaagaagaggaggaagaggaggaggttggACTCCTGCCGGACTCGGTGGAGGGAGTGGTGAGAAGTTTAGGGGGAAGCAGTGCCTGTTTTGGTGGTGGCGGCACCTGCTGAGAGTCTTGTGCAGGACGAGGGTCAGGGGCAAAGCGAACACCAGCGAACTCTGCAGAAGAcgtacagacaaacacaaataccAAAGGAGAGGTCACAACAAGAGGCCTACTGATGTTTTACACAATGCAAAACTAATTacgtcaaacacacaaaagagtCATGACACATAGGAAACACCAAAGGATAAGCTGAGGTATTAAGGACAAGAAGCGACATGAAACAGACAAACTTCAgttcacacacagcagagatgGACGAGGATCCAAGACGTACAGAAGCATTCTCAGGATTACTTCTTCACTCCTTTAAATCCAGATATCAAAGCCTGATGTTTACAGTTTCAGTCTGTTGAAACTTTCAGGGTGAGTGTGTTGGTGTCATAACACCAGTAAGAATTACTTAAACCATGTGGAGAACATTCCTTCATGGCCCTATCAGGAGACTCTGGTTTACACATGCTGGAATTTCACTGTGGCAAAAGTATTTGTTTAATTAATGATTGACTGAATTGAGATTTACTTAGACCAGAACATTTCAGAAACTTCAAAGCAAAGCAGAGCTGCAGCATTTTCCTGAACAGCTCAAGATTACGTAGACTCttttcaaaggaaaaaaacaaaacagcacaaagtTAAACTGATTCCAATGAATAGATTCTTGGACATAATGAGGAACCTTAAACAGCCTTGGATTGGACTTTGACACGGGGGGATGACAGGAAGGGTTGCACAGGAAATTACCTTGCTACCTAGACTGCGAGCTCGTCTACTGGAATAAAAGACATTTCCTCATCTTACAGGAATGTTTTTTCAGATCCAATAGCATTTATAAAGTATTAATCACGGCACTTGAATTTTCTAAACGGCATCCATTAACCAACATTTGCTAACTTCTGTGGTTAGTTAATAAGTACAAAACACAAGCTATATTAGCTTGTTAGTTTAACACGAGAGTACTTACCTGAGCGTTCTCTGTACTCAGGAATGTATCTGGGCAAGGTGGTGCTTCTTTCAGCATCTGAGGCTGGACGAACCCTCTTGCTTTCCTCTGAGGAGCTCTTCTGTAGCATAGGTCGCAAGTCTATCTCAGAGGACGGTCTGCATATAGCCCGAGAGTCATCCATGGAGCGCTGCAATTCTAGCTTTACTCTCCTATCCCGATCATCTCGTCTAattctttcatttctctttgCCCAGTCTTCCCATCGGTCCCtatcctctcttctctctctgtcatccCTCCTATCCCCACCATCTTTCATGAACTCTTGCCTCTCCCTGTCTTCCTTTTCCCTCTCatcttttctatcatctctgttatccttcctttctctctcaaTCTTTCTATCCCTAGCTTCTCCCCTGTCCCTCCTTTGCTTCTCGTCATGATCCATGCGTTCCCTCTCATCTCTatcctttctttccctttccAAGCGATCTCTCTGCTCCTTCTCAGCCCGGTCCCTCATTTCCTTCTCGTCACGATCTCGGCGCTCCCTCTCATCTCGATCTCGTCTTTCCTTATCATCATGATCTTTATGTTCCCGGTCATCTCCGTCTCGTCGTTCCCTCTCGTCACGATCTCGTCGTTCCCTCTCGTCACGATCTCGTCGTTCCCTCTCGTCACGATCTCGTCGTTCCCTCTCGTCACGATCTCGTCGTTCCCTCTCGTCACGATCTCGTCGTTCCCTCTCGTCACGATCTCGTCGTTCCCTCTCATCACGATCTCGTCGTTCCCTCTCGTCGTGATCTCTGCGTTCCCTCTCATCACGATCTCTTCGTTCCCTGTCATTAAAATCTCTTCTTTCCCTATCATCGCGATCTCTCCTCTCTTTGTCATCTTTCCATTCTCGCTTATCTCTGAAGTCTCTGTCTTCCCTCCTATCGTTGGCACCATCCCTTTCCTCTCGTAAGTCCCTTCTTTCATTGTCTTCCCTGATTTTCCTTCCTCTGTCCTCCCGGTCATCTTTGacatctctcctctcttctctgcgGTATCTATCATCCTGTGGAGGTCCTCTTGGTAAAGATCCCCCTCTCTTATCAATATCAGATGGCAAACGGCTTCGTCTATCCACCTCTAAAGCAAGCCGTGCATGAGTGTCCACATCTAGAGGTGCCCGGCTACCACGGGAGGCATCAGAAAGTGCTCTAATTCGACGTTCCTCTCCTTGAAGCATCCTCACGGGATTCACCTTGATGTCTGACTCTCCTCGAGAAACTCTTGCCCCCGCTTCTGATAACTTGTCCACATCCATTGGCACAGGGTGTCCATTTTTAACTGGTGGAACTTTGAAATGGTTTACATCATTAATATCTTTCCAACAAGGAAACAAGCAGGGAATGAAATAAGCGTCTTCATACATGTTGCCAATTTATCAAAAGAATCAAAAACTATCTTTACCATTCTCCGGAATATCCTTCAGGACGCCTCTTGCAATCAGTTCTTGACGACTTTTCCTAACAGAAATCTTTCGTTCCAAAGCTGAGAAAAAACAGAATGTACcaataaatcaaaattaatGCAATGCAAACATGAGGTTAAAACAGTTATTAACTGCATCAAGCGTACCTATCGAAGTCTCAGTGAACTTTTCACTTGGCTTCTTCTTTCGCCATTTCCAGGGCTTAAAGATCCTTCCCATTTTGGACAACTTGCCTTTACGTTTGGCTGGAGGTGTTCCCCCACTAGAGTTACCATCTTCACTCTGTGCTGTCCGTTGTTGCAGATCAACCTCATCATCTGTGTGGAGATGACACAGTTGCTAACAGCAAATGCTTGGAATCTCATACTTGGAAACATGGAAACTATTTTTGGATTGAAACAAGTGTCACAGACAATGCATAAGTGATTGTGGGAGCTGCAGCTGTGGACTTCAGTTAACTTGAATTAAAAGCTCTTTCACACTAGGATATATGCCCAGTAGGCGCAAAGCAATCTCTTAAAATGTAGCGCACAAAAATAAACTATAAACCAGCAGCTGAGCGGGTTAAGCAATGAAATAATGCCTATGATAAATTATGATAAAATTAGTAAATGTTTTGGTTGCAATAGGAACATCAAATTCCTGATATGTATGCCCCCACATTGGGTAGGGCTCCAGTTCAAAGCTCTATCATCAAATTCATGATAAAGACCCAAACCTTAAAATAAGGATTGTCCAAATTCTGTCTCAATGTTTAATCAGCAGTCTTAGTTGTCACATGAGAGTGAGACAATGAAATATGGACACAAGTTCTGGTGATGTGATATTTCACATGGTAGTGAGGAATACATGATCAGGCATCCATATTTATCAAATTCACTATTATAAGCAAAGACAGCATTTCCGATACAGACTTTAACCAGGACAAAGATAGAATTACAATAACTGACCCAACTGTGACTGAAACCATGTCTCAAATTCAAATTGGTCTTACTCATACTTTTTTATTAAGAAACCACAATTATAATTGTTAGGTGATGAGTCGTGTGGTTGCAGTAACACAACAGAGCCACATTCCTCCTCTGCTGGCAAAAAGCGAGGGATCAGTATCCTAATAGAGCTGCCACAATGAGACATTATATAGCATGGTAGCACGTGCAATACGTTAGTGCACTTTAACATAACTGCTGGgaatttacatattttcattgttttaaaagCAGAGTGGCACAATATCAGCATTGATCAGCCCCTCTATCCAATTTCTACACTCAAACTGTCCTCCCACCAAGTTTCATAGAGGTAGCTCTCATGTAACCCTGCtaacaaaccaaaaataaacagacattGAAGAAAACATAGTTTATTGAGTAAACAAGTCTCTTCCACAAGCAGGTTATTCTAATTtgatcgattttttttttgtttggtctgTGCCTACTTTGCATAAAAGAGGCTTATGATGGATGACAATGCATTCACCTGACAGGTGTAGCCTATCAAAATCCTGACTAATTGGTCGGGGAAAAAAAGGTCACTCTAAAATGTGTAGTTTTATTTGAACACATCAAACATTGTAAGAAAGTTATGACCCAACAAGTCCTCAAAGCAGAGTAAAACCCTTGATCCATGTGGTTCATACAGAAAATGATTCAACAGAGAAATTGAAGCAAGGCGTGGGCTTAGGCTTctcacaataaaatatattctacAATGTACAATTCGGAATATACATTTCAAAATTGCATCACCGAGGCTAAAATAATGTTTCTGAAGACCAGACCATTAGCACGGATCGAAACAGATTTTGTGCGCATggtcttttatttcttctcttgaaaaagaaaaacaaaaccgtTGCATTTACATTTGTATCATATGAATAATACTGTTTCAAAATTACTCTTAACTAAAATTTAACAAAGAATGTCAAAGTATGTGAAACGTTTAACAGGTTGTTAAACATGTCACATACTGTTGTGAATTGGAAGGTATGAGAAATCAGTCAAAACCTGCTGAAAAGATACATGGTTTCCTTCCAACACAACCGAATAATTACAGATGAACAAAAAATGATATGTGACAGGTGCCTGACAAGCTGGTTTGCCATTAATGACATCATAAACTACAAAGttatcactttttttaaataaggatAATATCTTATCTATTTCTTGTCATGTTGTTAGCATGAATTATTCAAGGTTACAGATAAATGTGTTCATATCATGAGTCAGAAAAGCTCAAAGCATCAGGCTCCTTCAGAGGGAAAAAAGTAATACTAGAGTTTGACAACAATGTCATCCCTCAGCTACTGCAACCATCAGCAACAGAATTCAACTCAGAACTCATCAGAAAGCCTTCAGTCAGATTGAAAATTCTGCATCAGAGTGGTgcatatttctttcttttagagAACAGAGGACAAC of the Antennarius striatus isolate MH-2024 chromosome 14, ASM4005453v1, whole genome shotgun sequence genome contains:
- the phactr4a gene encoding phosphatase and actin regulator 4A isoform X3 is translated as MEKPDDEVDLQQRTAQSEDGNSSGGTPPAKRKGKLSKMGRIFKPWKWRKKKPSEKFTETSIALERKISVRKSRQELIARGVLKDIPENVPPVKNGHPVPMDVDKLSEAGARVSRGESDIKVNPVRMLQGEERRIRALSDASRGSRAPLDVDTHARLALEVDRRSRLPSDIDKRGGSLPRGPPQDDRYRREERRDVKDDREDRGRKIREDNERRDLREERDGANDRREDRDFRDKREWKDDKERRDRDDRERRDFNDRERRDRDERERRDHDERERRDRDERERRDRDERERRDRDERERRDRDERERRDRDERERRDRDERERRDRDERERRDGDDREHKDHDDKERRDRDERERRDRDEKEMRDRAEKEQRDRLERERKDRDERERMDHDEKQRRDRGEARDRKIERERKDNRDDRKDEREKEDRERQEFMKDGGDRRDDRERREDRDRWEDWAKRNERIRRDDRDRRVKLELQRSMDDSRAICRPSSEIDLRPMLQKSSSEESKRVRPASDAERSTTLPRYIPEYRERSEFAGVRFAPDPRPAQDSQQVPPPPKQALLPPKLLTTPSTESGRSPTSSSSSSSSSSSSSSSSSCSSVAVAVAKPPRTVSLIADDPPRPSPTAPSSTDSDVPPPVPPHAKQPPVPPPKPTNRNSNPALLAASLNRGSRVRQPCYWTSWRRQSELGLYLSLPVYLRHRAAQTCSAELSHPGSGVIIVPAPAKRSPPTPPKRTTPVTKRHSVDPSLPSQPQECPASEPPSLPVPTSPTVPKGENMEDKINESTPQPFTESLPSPPSHIPPSPPRVQSLKAPITIPSVVLPTVQPDPPSPTVEPPSQSPAIPLHILIQRALASPGPAHPNPDGSQRAHSLLFESPPEFLVEAGGNTRHSLPITIEPLRLPEDDDFDMEEELRKLQPQRFSRQTELEPRSRRALIGDPRVSVIHEGGGPGDSEEESDSDGPILYRDDDDDDEEVPISGLASRIKRKDTLALKLEREEREAQENQDGMSWQSREQWVELRNRIGTTLTRRLSQRPTAEELEQRNILQAKNEMDRRLERSEIKRRLTRKLSQRPTVAELQERKILRFHEYVESTHAHDYDRRADKPWTKLTPADKAAIRKELNEFKSSEMEVHEESRIYTRFHRP
- the phactr4a gene encoding phosphatase and actin regulator 4A isoform X4, with the protein product MGLSASSETLAQQPCEHNKDDEVDLQQRTAQSEDGNSSGGTPPAKRKGKLSKMGRIFKPWKWRKKKPSEKFTETSIALERKISVRKSRQELIARGVLKDIPENVPPVKNGHPVPMDVDKLSEAGARVSRGESDIKVNPVRMLQGEERRIRALSDASRGSRAPLDVDTHARLALEVDRRSRLPSDIDKRGGSLPRGPPQDDRYRREERRDVKDDREDRGRKIREDNERRDLREERDGANDRREDRDFRDKREWKDDKERRDRDDRERRDFNDRERRDRDERERRDHDERERRDRDERERRDRDERERRDRDERERRDRDERERRDRDERERRDRDERERRDRDERERRDGDDREHKDHDDKERRDRDERERRDRDEKEMRDRAEKEQRDRLERERKDRDERERMDHDEKQRRDRGEARDRKIERERKDNRDDRKDEREKEDRERQEFMKDGGDRRDDRERREDRDRWEDWAKRNERIRRDDRDRRVKLELQRSMDDSRAICRPSSEIDLRPMLQKSSSEESKRVRPASDAERSTTLPRYIPEYRERSEFAGVRFAPDPRPAQDSQQVPPPPKQALLPPKLLTTPSTESGRSPTSSSSSSSSSSSSSSSSSCSSVAVAVAKPPRTVSLIADDPPRPSPTAPSSTDSDVPPPVPPHAKQPPVPPPKPTNRNSNPALLAASLNRGSRVRQPCYWTSWRRQTELSHPGSGVIIVPAPAKRSPPTPPKRTTPVTKRHSVDPSLPSQPQECPASEPPSLPVPTSPTVPKGENMEDKINESTPQPFTESLPSPPSHIPPSPPRVQSLKAPITIPSVVLPTVQPDPPSPTVEPPSQSPAIPLHILIQRALASPGPAHPNPDGSQRAHSLLFESPPEFLVEAGGNTRHSLPITIEPLRLPEDDDFDMEEELRKLQPQRFSRQTELEPRSRRALIGDPRVSVIHEGGGPGDSEEESDSDGPILYRDDDDDDEEVPISGLASRIKRKDTLALKLEREEREAQENQDGMSWQSREQWVELRNRIGTTLTRRLSQRPTAEELEQRNILQAKNEMDRRLERSEIKRRLTRKLSQRPTVAELQERKILRFHEYVESTHAHDYDRRADKPWTKLTPADKAAIRKELNEFKSSEMEVHEESRIYTRFHRP
- the phactr4a gene encoding phosphatase and actin regulator 4A isoform X2 translates to MAVQSEHNYDEVDLQQRTAQSEDGNSSGGTPPAKRKGKLSKMGRIFKPWKWRKKKPSEKFTETSIALERKISVRKSRQELIARGVLKDIPENVPPVKNGHPVPMDVDKLSEAGARVSRGESDIKVNPVRMLQGEERRIRALSDASRGSRAPLDVDTHARLALEVDRRSRLPSDIDKRGGSLPRGPPQDDRYRREERRDVKDDREDRGRKIREDNERRDLREERDGANDRREDRDFRDKREWKDDKERRDRDDRERRDFNDRERRDRDERERRDHDERERRDRDERERRDRDERERRDRDERERRDRDERERRDRDERERRDRDERERRDRDERERRDGDDREHKDHDDKERRDRDERERRDRDEKEMRDRAEKEQRDRLERERKDRDERERMDHDEKQRRDRGEARDRKIERERKDNRDDRKDEREKEDRERQEFMKDGGDRRDDRERREDRDRWEDWAKRNERIRRDDRDRRVKLELQRSMDDSRAICRPSSEIDLRPMLQKSSSEESKRVRPASDAERSTTLPRYIPEYRERSEFAGVRFAPDPRPAQDSQQVPPPPKQALLPPKLLTTPSTESGRSPTSSSSSSSSSSSSSSSSSCSSVAVAVAKPPRTVSLIADDPPRPSPTAPSSTDSDVPPPVPPHAKQPPVPPPKPTNRNSNPALLAASLNRGSRVRQPCYWTSWRRQSELGLYLSLPVYLRHRAAQTCSAELSHPGSGVIIVPAPAKRSPPTPPKRTTPVTKRHSVDPSLPSQPQECPASEPPSLPVPTSPTVPKGENMEDKINESTPQPFTESLPSPPSHIPPSPPRVQSLKAPITIPSVVLPTVQPDPPSPTVEPPSQSPAIPLHILIQRALASPGPAHPNPDGSQRAHSLLFESPPEFLVEAGGNTRHSLPITIEPLRLPEDDDFDMEEELRKLQPQRFSRQTELEPRSRRALIGDPRVSVIHEGGGPGDSEEESDSDGPILYRDDDDDDEEVPISGLASRIKRKDTLALKLEREEREAQENQDGMSWQSREQWVELRNRIGTTLTRRLSQRPTAEELEQRNILQAKNEMDRRLERSEIKRRLTRKLSQRPTVAELQERKILRFHEYVESTHAHDYDRRADKPWTKLTPADKAAIRKELNEFKSSEMEVHEESRIYTRFHRP
- the phactr4a gene encoding phosphatase and actin regulator 4A isoform X5; protein product: MGLSASSETLAQQPCEHNKDDEVDLQQRTAQSEDGNSSGGTPPAKRKGKLSKMGRIFKPWKWRKKKPSEKFTETSIALERKISVRKSRQELIARGVLKDIPENVPPVKNGHPVPMDVDKLSEAGARVSRGESDIKVNPVRMLQGEERRIRALSDASRGSRAPLDVDTHARLALEVDRRSRLPSDIDKRGGSLPRGPPQDDRYRREERRDVKDDREDRGRKIREDNERRDLREERDGANDRREDRDFRDKREWKDDKERRDRDDRERRDFNDRERRDRDERERRDHDERERRDRDERERRDRDERERRDRDERERRDRDERERRDRDERERRDRDERERRDRDERERRDGDDREHKDHDDKERRDRDERERRDRDEKEMRDRAEKEQRDRLERERKDRDERERMDHDEKQRRDRGEARDRKIERERKDNRDDRKDEREKEDRERQEFMKDGGDRRDDRERREDRDRWEDWAKRNERIRRDDRDRRVKLELQRSMDDSRAICRPSSEIDLRPMLQKSSSEESKRVRPASDAERSTTLPRYIPEYRERSEFAGVRFAPDPRPAQDSQQVPPPPKQALLPPKLLTTPSTESGRSPTSSSSSSSSSSSSSSSSSCSSVAVAVAKPPRTVSLIADDPPRPSPTAPSSTDSDVPPPVPPHAKQPPVPPPKPTNRNSNPALLAELSHPGSGVIIVPAPAKRSPPTPPKRTTPVTKRHSVDPSLPSQPQECPASEPPSLPVPTSPTVPKGENMEDKINESTPQPFTESLPSPPSHIPPSPPRVQSLKAPITIPSVVLPTVQPDPPSPTVEPPSQSPAIPLHILIQRALASPGPAHPNPDGSQRAHSLLFESPPEFLVEAGGNTRHSLPITIEPLRLPEDDDFDMEEELRKLQPQRFSRQTELEPRSRRALIGDPRVSVIHEGGGPGDSEEESDSDGPILYRDDDDDDEEVPISGLASRIKRKDTLALKLEREEREAQENQDGMSWQSREQWVELRNRIGTTLTRRLSQRPTAEELEQRNILQAKNEMDRRLERSEIKRRLTRKLSQRPTVAELQERKILRFHEYVESTHAHDYDRRADKPWTKLTPADKAAIRKELNEFKSSEMEVHEESRIYTRFHRP